In Leptospira koniambonensis, the following proteins share a genomic window:
- a CDS encoding Cys-rich protein, translating to MKKTILATLILLATVFTGFSSVSAQSQACNQICDFYTNCVEGQKKLSAADKQKVGAGCLNTCRKNYSAVTSCYETHSGQCTAFNSCLVDGYKGKK from the coding sequence ATGAAAAAAACAATCCTCGCAACCCTAATCTTGCTCGCTACGGTTTTCACCGGATTCTCTTCGGTTTCCGCTCAAAGCCAAGCATGCAACCAGATCTGTGATTTTTATACAAACTGTGTAGAAGGCCAAAAAAAGCTTAGCGCTGCAGATAAACAAAAAGTGGGAGCTGGCTGTTTAAATACCTGCCGCAAAAATTATTCAGCAGTTACTTCTTGTTATGAAACTCATTCAGGCCAATGTACAGCTTTTAATAGCTGCTTGGTAGACGGTTATAAAGGTAAAAAATAA
- the glnA gene encoding type I glutamate--ammonia ligase — MAKNAAEVIAFAKANKILFYDFRFTDIKGAWHHVSYHVDSVEEDTLKGLPFDGSSIPAWQPIHKSDMQLIPDPTSIFLDPFTADPTLVVFCDVWDIYKNQAYEKCPRSIAKNAVKYLKDTGIGDTVYFGPENEFFLFDGLKVRDAINIQYYELESSEGIWNSHTDMPGSINTGHRPGTKGGYFPVAPVDSQVDLRADIVKTLHKIGMETFVVHHEVAQAQGEIGVKFGTLIEAADNVQKLKYVVKNVAHKWGKTATFMPKPLYGDNGNGMHCHQSIWKDGKNLFAGNGYQGLSELALNYTGGVLKHGKTVAAFTNASTNSYKRLLPGFEAPAILAYSAQNRSACARIPFVSGEKAKRVEFRFPDSSANPYLAFAALLMAGLDGIQNKIDPGPPREEDLFELSLDEIREKGIQQMPHTLREAVEHMLAGKEIFKKGNVFTEEFIQTYKAYKFETEIWPWEGRPHPFEFLTTYSC, encoded by the coding sequence ATGGCGAAAAATGCCGCAGAAGTGATCGCTTTCGCAAAAGCGAACAAGATTCTTTTCTACGATTTCCGTTTTACGGATATTAAAGGAGCTTGGCACCACGTTTCTTACCACGTAGATTCAGTAGAAGAAGACACTCTAAAAGGACTTCCTTTTGACGGTTCTTCCATCCCTGCTTGGCAGCCGATCCATAAATCGGACATGCAGTTGATCCCTGACCCAACTTCCATCTTTTTGGATCCGTTCACTGCAGACCCTACTCTTGTAGTATTCTGCGATGTTTGGGACATCTATAAGAACCAAGCTTACGAAAAATGCCCTCGTTCCATCGCTAAAAATGCGGTGAAATACCTGAAAGATACCGGGATCGGCGACACTGTATATTTCGGACCAGAAAATGAATTCTTCCTTTTCGACGGTTTGAAAGTAAGAGACGCGATCAATATCCAATACTATGAATTGGAATCTTCCGAAGGTATTTGGAACTCTCACACAGATATGCCAGGTTCCATCAACACTGGACACCGTCCAGGAACCAAAGGTGGTTACTTCCCAGTAGCTCCAGTGGATTCTCAAGTGGATCTTCGTGCTGATATCGTTAAAACTCTTCATAAGATCGGAATGGAAACTTTCGTGGTTCACCACGAGGTTGCTCAGGCTCAAGGAGAGATCGGAGTTAAATTCGGAACTCTTATTGAAGCAGCTGATAACGTTCAAAAACTGAAATATGTTGTTAAGAACGTAGCTCACAAATGGGGAAAAACTGCTACCTTCATGCCTAAACCTCTTTACGGAGACAACGGTAACGGTATGCACTGCCACCAATCTATTTGGAAAGATGGCAAGAACCTATTTGCAGGAAACGGATACCAGGGCCTAAGCGAGCTTGCTCTTAACTATACTGGTGGTGTATTGAAGCACGGAAAAACTGTAGCTGCTTTCACTAACGCTTCTACTAACTCTTATAAGAGACTTCTTCCAGGATTCGAAGCTCCTGCGATCTTAGCTTACTCTGCTCAGAACCGTTCCGCTTGCGCGAGAATTCCGTTCGTTAGCGGTGAAAAAGCTAAACGTGTTGAGTTCCGTTTCCCAGATTCTTCTGCGAACCCTTATCTTGCATTTGCAGCATTGCTTATGGCAGGACTTGACGGGATCCAGAACAAGATCGATCCGGGACCACCTCGGGAAGAAGACTTGTTCGAACTTTCTCTGGATGAGATCCGCGAGAAAGGAATCCAACAAATGCCTCACACTCTTAGAGAAGCAGTTGAGCATATGTTGGCTGGTAAAGAAATTTTCAAAAAAGGAAATGTATTTACTGAAGAGTTCATCCAAACCTACAAAGCTTACAAATTCGAAACCGAAATTTGGCCTTGGGAAGGACGTCCTCACCCATTCGAGTTCCTTACTACTTATTCTTGCTAA